A stretch of DNA from Streptomyces xanthii:
CGGAACGCCCGCTCCGGTGCCGGATACGGCCTCTTGCTGCACGGTCATGTCTCCTGCCGTTTCCTGCGTCGCGGCCCGGGAAAAACCGACCTCGCCGGAGCAAGTCGGGCCAGGCCTGACGGGTGTTGAACGGTGTCGAGCCTATAACCACCGGCTTTCGGATCTTCATGGGTGGGTATTCCCCTGGCGTGAGGGAGAGCGCAAGGGTGAAGATCGGACACACCCCGACGTCTTTGTGATCTAGGGGTTTCAATCGACACCCGCCCAGGTAGGGTCTGGAAGCGTCCAGCTCCCCTTGGAGGAGGTGAGGACCGTGGCAGCCCACGACGACGACATCAACCGCGGCATCCGCCCGGGACGAGGGTCCGACGACCCCGCCGGTCAGATTGCCTATCTCGAGCAGGAAATCGCCGTCCTGCGGCGCAAGCTCGCCGACTCTCCGCGTCATACGAGGATTCTCGAAGAGCGGATCGTCGAGTTGCAGACGAACCTGGCAGGCGTGTCCGCCCAGAACGAGCGGCTCGCCAACACGCTCCGTGAGGCCCGCGACCAGATCGTGGCCCTCAAGGAGGAGGTCGACCGGCTCGCACAGCCGCCGGCCGGCTTCGGAGTCTTCCTCTCGGCCAACGAGGACGGCACCGCCGACATCTTCACCGGCGGCCGCAAGCTCCGGGTGAACGTGAGCCCGAGCGTCGAGCTCGAAGAGCTCAGGCGTGGCCAGGAAGTGATGCTCAACGAAGCACTCAACGTGGTCGAGGCCATGGAGTTCGAGAGCGTCGGCGACATCGTCACCCTCAAGGAGATCCTCGAGGACGGCGAGCGCGCCCTCGTGACCGGGCACACCGACGAGGAGCGGGTGGTACGGCTCGCCGAACCGCTCCGCGGCATCACCATCCGCCCCGGCGACGCCCTTCTTCTCGAACCCCGATCCGGCTATGTCTACGAAGTCGTACCGAAGAGCGAAGTGGAGGAGCTGGTCCTCGAAGAGGTCCCGGACATCGGCTACGAGCAGATCGGCGGCCTGGGCAACCAGATCGAGCTGATCCGCGACGCGGTCGAGCTCCCCTACCTCTACCCGGACCTCTACAAGGAGCACGAACTGCGCCCGCCCAAGGGCGTCCTCCTGTACGGGCCCCCCGGATGCGGCAAGACGCTCATCGCCAAGGCGGTCGCCAACTCCCTCGCCAAGAAGGTCGCGGAAGTGACCGGACAGGCGCAGGGCAAGAGCTACTTCCTCAACATCAAGGGCCCCGAGCTCCTCAACAAGTACGTCGGCGAGACCGAGCGCCAGATCCGCCTCGTCTTCCAGCGAGCGCGCGAGAAGGCCAGCGAGGGCACCCCCGTCATCGTCTTCTTCGACGAGATGGAGTCCCTCTTCCGCACCCGCGGATCCGGCGTCAGCTCGGACGTGGAGAACACCATCGTCCCGCAGCTGCTCGCCGAGATCGACGGCGTGGAGGGCCTGCAGAACGTGGTCGTGATCGGTGCCTCGAACCGCGAGGACATGATCGACCCCGCCATCCTGCGCCCCGGCCGGCTCGACGTGAAGATCAAGATCGAGCGCCCGGACGCCGAGGCCGCCAAGGACATCTTCGGCAAGTACCTCACCGAGCGCCTCCCGCTGCACACCGACGACCTCGGTGAGCACGGCAGCGACAAGGCCGCCACGGTCCACGCCATGATCCAGACGGCCGTGGAGCACATGTACGCGGAATCCGAGGAGAACCGCTTCCTCGAAGTCACGTACGCGAATGGCGACAAGGAAGTCCTCTACTTCAAGGACTTCAACTCCGGCGCAATGATCGAGAACATCGTCGGCCGCGCCAAGAAGATGG
This window harbors:
- the arc gene encoding proteasome ATPase, coding for MAAHDDDINRGIRPGRGSDDPAGQIAYLEQEIAVLRRKLADSPRHTRILEERIVELQTNLAGVSAQNERLANTLREARDQIVALKEEVDRLAQPPAGFGVFLSANEDGTADIFTGGRKLRVNVSPSVELEELRRGQEVMLNEALNVVEAMEFESVGDIVTLKEILEDGERALVTGHTDEERVVRLAEPLRGITIRPGDALLLEPRSGYVYEVVPKSEVEELVLEEVPDIGYEQIGGLGNQIELIRDAVELPYLYPDLYKEHELRPPKGVLLYGPPGCGKTLIAKAVANSLAKKVAEVTGQAQGKSYFLNIKGPELLNKYVGETERQIRLVFQRAREKASEGTPVIVFFDEMESLFRTRGSGVSSDVENTIVPQLLAEIDGVEGLQNVVVIGASNREDMIDPAILRPGRLDVKIKIERPDAEAAKDIFGKYLTERLPLHTDDLGEHGSDKAATVHAMIQTAVEHMYAESEENRFLEVTYANGDKEVLYFKDFNSGAMIENIVGRAKKMAIKAFLEQNQKGLRVAHLLQACIDEFKENEDLPNTTNPDDWARISGKKGERIVYIRTLVTGKQGADTGRSIDTVANTGQYL